In Rhodothermus marinus DSM 4252, a single genomic region encodes these proteins:
- a CDS encoding UPF0175 family protein — protein sequence MKTVQLELPEELLQATRMTLEELRLELAIHLFEQGRLSLGKAAELANVPVWQFQQTLAGRGIPMHYDVRAYEEDRETLRRLGRL from the coding sequence ATGAAAACGGTGCAGCTCGAACTACCCGAGGAGCTTCTGCAGGCGACCCGCATGACGCTTGAAGAATTGCGGCTTGAACTGGCCATCCATCTGTTTGAGCAGGGGCGCCTTTCTCTGGGCAAAGCCGCCGAACTGGCGAACGTACCGGTCTGGCAATTCCAGCAGACGTTGGCCGGGCGTGGAATTCCCATGCATTACGATGTGCGTGCATACGAAGAAGATCGGGAAACGCTCAGAAGGCTCGGGCGTCTGTGA
- a CDS encoding adenylosuccinate synthase gives MPVTVVIGSQWGDEGKGKIVDLLSQDVDIVARYQGGANAGHTICWGDKTFVLHLVPSGIFHEGVTCVIGNGVVLDPVALLEEIRMIRSLGYEVEGRLLISHNAHLIMPYHRKLEEARERFRDADAIGTTGRGIGPAYMDKFARTGIRVVDLLDRDVLRKKLKQAIEEKNAILREVYKAEALDVDAIIEEYVEFDKLIDPYVTDTAEYLNRALREGKHILAEGAQGSLLDVDFGTYPYVTSSHPTVGGCCTGLGIPPTAITRIIGIVKAYCTRVGNGPFPTEQDNEIGERLREVGHEYGATTGRPRRCGWLDLVALRYSSMINGFTELAITKLDVLTGFEELPVCTRYRYDGKVSQRFPSEAQTLEKVEPLYEVLPGWHEDITGASRLEDLPEAARRYLEFIARFTGVDISLISTGPKREQTIWNGRAAIPASA, from the coding sequence ATGCCGGTAACGGTTGTCATCGGAAGCCAGTGGGGCGACGAAGGCAAAGGTAAGATCGTCGATCTGCTCAGCCAGGACGTGGACATCGTCGCCCGCTATCAGGGGGGCGCCAATGCAGGCCACACGATCTGCTGGGGCGACAAAACTTTCGTGCTGCATCTGGTGCCCAGCGGCATCTTTCACGAAGGCGTCACCTGCGTGATCGGCAACGGCGTCGTGCTCGATCCGGTGGCGCTGCTCGAAGAAATCCGCATGATTCGCTCGCTGGGCTACGAGGTGGAGGGGCGGCTGTTGATCTCACACAACGCCCACCTGATCATGCCCTACCACCGCAAGCTGGAAGAGGCGCGCGAGCGCTTCCGCGACGCCGACGCCATCGGCACGACCGGCCGCGGCATCGGTCCCGCCTACATGGACAAGTTCGCCCGCACGGGCATCCGGGTGGTGGACCTGCTCGACCGGGACGTGCTCCGCAAGAAGCTCAAGCAGGCCATCGAAGAGAAAAACGCCATCCTGCGTGAGGTCTACAAGGCCGAAGCGCTCGACGTGGACGCGATCATCGAGGAATACGTTGAGTTCGACAAGCTCATCGACCCGTACGTCACCGATACGGCCGAGTATCTGAATCGGGCGCTGCGCGAGGGCAAGCATATCCTGGCCGAGGGCGCCCAGGGCTCGCTGCTCGATGTGGACTTCGGCACCTATCCGTACGTGACCTCCAGCCACCCGACCGTCGGGGGCTGCTGCACGGGGCTGGGCATTCCGCCCACGGCCATCACGCGCATCATCGGGATCGTCAAGGCCTACTGCACCCGTGTGGGCAACGGACCGTTCCCGACCGAGCAGGACAACGAGATCGGTGAACGGTTGCGCGAAGTCGGGCACGAGTACGGGGCCACAACCGGACGGCCACGTCGCTGCGGCTGGCTCGACCTGGTGGCGCTCCGCTATTCGTCGATGATCAACGGCTTCACGGAGCTGGCCATCACGAAGCTGGATGTGCTGACGGGCTTCGAGGAGCTGCCCGTCTGCACCCGCTACCGGTACGACGGCAAGGTCAGCCAGCGCTTCCCGAGCGAGGCCCAGACGCTCGAAAAAGTCGAGCCCCTTTACGAGGTGCTGCCCGGCTGGCACGAAGACATCACGGGCGCCAGCCGGCTGGAGGACCTGCCCGAGGCGGCCCGACGCTACCTGGAATTCATTGCCCGCTTTACCGGCGTGGACATCAGTCTGATCTCGACCGGCCCCAAGCGGGAGCAGACCATCTGGAACGGCCGCGCCGCCATCCCGGCCTCGGCGTGA
- a CDS encoding STAS domain-containing protein translates to MNFSIEERYNAVVITLKGNVMGGPDGVKLHEKIHELIREGKKNVVVDLSKVKFMNSSGLGMLISALTSLRNAGGDLRLANVADRIQSLLMITKLITVFKHYDSVEEAVKSFETDPPVPVEQAT, encoded by the coding sequence ATGAACTTCTCCATCGAGGAACGCTACAATGCGGTCGTCATCACACTGAAGGGCAATGTGATGGGCGGCCCGGACGGGGTCAAACTCCACGAAAAGATTCATGAACTGATCCGGGAAGGAAAGAAAAATGTGGTGGTGGATCTGTCGAAGGTGAAGTTCATGAACTCCAGCGGTCTGGGTATGCTCATCAGCGCGCTGACCTCGCTGCGCAATGCCGGCGGGGATCTGCGCCTGGCGAATGTAGCCGACCGCATTCAGTCGCTGTTGATGATCACGAAACTGATCACCGTTTTCAAGCATTACGACTCGGTGGAAGAAGCGGTCAAAAGCTTCGAGACCGATCCGCCGGTTCCGGTGGAGCAGGCCACCTGA
- the secF gene encoding protein translocase subunit SecF: MRIFENANYPFVQHRKKAYVFSGVLILLSLVSLVTRGLELGIDFKGGMEFIISGAREPGATAIREALTPVLGTEPEVKTYGAEDILIRVAAEGDINEVQRRIVETIRQRFPETQPEVVQTNIVGPRFAEDLKRGAIYSILGALLVIFVYILIRFEWRFSLGAVVALFHDVLITLGLFSLLHGWLPFSLEIDQTIIAAFLTIVGYSLNDTVVVFDRIREYMNIFKTKPFEEVVNLSINTTLSRTIITSGTTLLVVVILFIFGGEVLRGFSFALIVGIVIGTYSSIFVASPVVIELRARAAARRRLATAR, translated from the coding sequence ATGCGGATATTCGAAAATGCCAACTACCCGTTTGTGCAGCACCGGAAGAAGGCCTACGTCTTCTCCGGCGTGCTCATCTTGCTGAGCCTGGTGTCGCTGGTCACCCGTGGGCTGGAGCTGGGCATCGACTTCAAGGGCGGTATGGAATTTATCATAAGCGGGGCGAGAGAACCCGGTGCTACCGCCATTCGTGAGGCGCTGACCCCGGTGCTCGGTACCGAGCCTGAGGTGAAAACCTACGGCGCCGAGGACATCCTGATCCGGGTGGCCGCCGAGGGCGACATCAACGAAGTGCAGCGGCGGATCGTCGAAACGATCCGCCAGCGCTTCCCGGAAACGCAACCCGAGGTGGTGCAGACGAACATCGTCGGGCCACGCTTCGCCGAGGACCTCAAACGCGGCGCCATCTACTCGATCCTGGGCGCGTTGCTCGTCATCTTCGTGTACATTCTGATCCGCTTCGAGTGGCGTTTTAGTCTGGGAGCCGTGGTGGCACTCTTCCACGACGTGCTCATCACGCTCGGGCTGTTTTCACTACTGCATGGCTGGTTGCCGTTCTCCCTGGAGATCGACCAGACGATCATTGCCGCTTTCCTCACCATCGTGGGGTACTCGCTGAACGACACCGTGGTCGTCTTCGACCGCATTCGTGAGTACATGAACATCTTCAAGACGAAGCCGTTTGAGGAGGTGGTGAACCTGTCGATCAACACAACGCTGAGCCGTACGATCATCACCTCGGGCACGACCTTGCTGGTCGTCGTGATCCTCTTTATATTCGGAGGAGAAGTGTTGCGGGGCTTTTCGTTCGCGCTGATTGTGGGTATCGTGATCGGTACGTATTCGTCGATCTTTGTGGCCTCGCCCGTGGTCATCGAGCTGCGGGCGCGGGCGGCTGCGCGACGTCGTCTGGCAACAGCCCGTTAA
- the secD gene encoding protein translocase subunit SecD: MKRNGFKIGVTLALLLLCGYYLYPTVRYALLQRKLNRMSEEERAAFIEANYGTIQSLRERALKLGLDLQGGMHVTLEVRVDALIRELATDVDETFEEVLAAARERARSGDVSLIDAFVEEFERRDPNARLSRYFRNPDAGITRRSSNEEVAAYLRQQAEEAVNRAIEIIRDRVDRYGVTEPVIQKQGTRRIVVELPGVDDPERVRRLLRGTARLEFRLMADPQLLQAALQDIIAYYEPDTTAASETSAVTDTATADTSLAALLGEQPSPERPRNPLLAVMQPVGQGVVFGIVAGPDTAQVNRLLRNPEVQALLPSGIELLYTANPVGTDEQGRPLYYLLGVRKEVELTGEVITDARVEFDELNRPQVSMTMNSEGARIWARLTGANVGKHIAIVLDNVVYSYPVVNERIPSGRSSITGLDSREEAQDIVTVLKSGALPAPVDIIEERTVGPSLGEASIRAGLRSVLTGLLLVALFMIFYYRTGGMIADLALVLNIIFILGILAAFNATLTLPGIAGIVLTIGMAVDANVLIFERIREEQATGKTLRAAIDLGYSKAFSAIFDANITTFFTAAILYSFGVGPIQGFAVTLMAGIAASLFSAIVITRIIFDYLVLERKLMVSVG; the protein is encoded by the coding sequence ATGAAACGCAACGGTTTTAAGATAGGTGTTACGCTGGCGCTGCTGTTGCTCTGCGGGTACTACCTGTACCCGACGGTTCGATATGCCCTGCTGCAGCGCAAGCTCAACCGCATGTCGGAAGAGGAGCGGGCGGCCTTCATCGAGGCCAATTACGGAACGATTCAGAGCCTGCGGGAGCGTGCCCTGAAGCTGGGACTCGACCTGCAGGGCGGTATGCACGTGACGCTCGAGGTGCGGGTGGACGCGCTGATCCGGGAGCTGGCCACCGACGTGGACGAAACGTTCGAGGAGGTGCTGGCAGCCGCCCGCGAGCGTGCCCGCTCCGGCGACGTGTCGTTGATCGACGCCTTCGTGGAGGAGTTCGAGCGGCGCGATCCCAATGCGCGGCTGTCGCGCTACTTCCGAAATCCGGACGCCGGCATCACGCGGCGTTCGTCGAACGAAGAGGTGGCCGCCTACCTGCGCCAGCAGGCCGAGGAGGCGGTCAACCGCGCCATCGAGATCATCCGCGACCGCGTGGACCGTTACGGCGTGACGGAGCCGGTCATCCAGAAGCAGGGAACCCGTCGCATTGTGGTCGAGCTGCCGGGCGTGGACGATCCCGAGCGCGTGCGGCGGCTATTGCGAGGGACGGCCCGGCTGGAGTTCCGCCTGATGGCCGATCCGCAACTGCTGCAGGCGGCCCTTCAGGACATCATTGCCTACTATGAACCCGACACGACGGCCGCGTCCGAGACCTCGGCGGTCACCGACACGGCCACGGCCGACACCTCGCTGGCCGCGCTGCTGGGCGAGCAGCCGTCGCCGGAGCGTCCGCGCAACCCGCTGCTGGCCGTCATGCAACCGGTGGGGCAAGGCGTGGTGTTCGGCATCGTGGCCGGTCCCGACACGGCCCAGGTCAACCGCCTGCTCAGGAATCCCGAGGTGCAGGCTCTGCTGCCATCCGGCATTGAACTGCTCTACACCGCCAATCCGGTAGGCACCGACGAGCAGGGGCGGCCGCTCTACTACCTGCTGGGCGTGCGCAAAGAGGTGGAATTGACCGGTGAGGTGATCACGGACGCCCGCGTCGAGTTCGACGAGCTGAACCGGCCCCAGGTGTCGATGACCATGAACTCGGAGGGCGCCCGCATCTGGGCGCGGCTGACCGGGGCCAACGTGGGCAAGCATATCGCCATCGTGCTTGACAACGTGGTCTACTCCTATCCGGTCGTCAACGAGCGCATCCCGAGCGGCCGCTCGTCGATCACCGGACTGGATTCGCGGGAGGAAGCCCAGGACATCGTGACCGTGCTCAAGTCCGGTGCGCTGCCGGCACCGGTGGACATCATCGAAGAGCGGACGGTCGGGCCCAGCCTGGGTGAGGCGTCCATCCGAGCCGGACTTCGCTCGGTGCTGACCGGCCTGCTGCTCGTGGCGCTGTTCATGATCTTCTACTATCGTACGGGCGGCATGATCGCCGACCTGGCCCTCGTGCTCAACATCATCTTCATTCTGGGCATTCTGGCTGCTTTTAACGCAACGCTGACGCTGCCGGGCATTGCCGGTATCGTGCTGACCATCGGTATGGCCGTCGACGCGAACGTGCTCATCTTTGAGCGCATTCGCGAGGAACAGGCCACGGGCAAGACGTTGCGGGCGGCCATCGATCTGGGCTATTCGAAGGCCTTCAGCGCCATTTTCGACGCGAACATCACCACGTTCTTCACGGCCGCGATCCTGTACTCGTTCGGCGTCGGGCCCATTCAGGGCTTTGCCGTGACGCTGATGGCCGGTATCGCTGCTTCGCTCTTCAGCGCCATCGTCATCACGCGGATCATCTTCGACTACCTGGTGCTGGAGCGGAAGCTGATGGTCAGTGTGGGCTAA
- a CDS encoding SIMPL domain-containing protein: protein MRLLLIGLVMAWTGCLAARAQVIRMGTETPAVPTITVQGEGVVRVQPDRATLRFAVVTRDLDPEQARRRNAEASRRALNAVRALGIDERKLHLEALTLHPMREYNPDLRRWEEKGYEVQRVLRVELDDLDRLPEVVARVVQQGANRLQGIQYDVSNREAVRLAALQAAVRNAREKARQMLAELNREVGDPIRITEQALEFPRPLWRADVAALRTAEAAPEPEAYAAGEIEVRARVEITFAIR, encoded by the coding sequence ATGCGTTTGCTGCTGATCGGTCTGGTGATGGCCTGGACGGGGTGTCTGGCGGCCCGCGCGCAGGTGATACGGATGGGAACGGAGACGCCCGCCGTCCCGACGATCACCGTGCAGGGCGAAGGGGTGGTGCGCGTGCAGCCGGATCGGGCGACGCTGCGTTTTGCGGTGGTCACGCGCGATCTGGATCCGGAACAGGCCCGTCGGCGCAATGCCGAGGCGTCGCGCCGGGCGCTCAACGCCGTGCGGGCACTGGGCATTGACGAACGGAAACTCCATCTGGAAGCGCTGACGCTGCACCCGATGCGGGAATACAACCCGGACCTGCGTCGGTGGGAGGAGAAAGGCTATGAGGTGCAGCGCGTACTGCGCGTAGAACTGGACGATCTGGATCGCCTTCCAGAGGTGGTAGCCCGCGTGGTGCAGCAGGGGGCCAATCGGCTGCAGGGCATTCAGTACGACGTCTCGAACCGAGAGGCGGTGCGGCTGGCGGCGCTGCAGGCGGCCGTCCGCAACGCCCGCGAGAAAGCCCGACAGATGCTGGCCGAATTGAATCGAGAAGTGGGCGATCCGATTCGGATCACCGAGCAGGCGCTGGAATTCCCGCGGCCGCTCTGGCGGGCCGACGTGGCCGCGCTGCGTACGGCCGAAGCGGCGCCCGAGCCCGAGGCCTATGCCGCCGGCGAGATCGAGGTGCGGGCGCGCGTGGAGATCACCTTTGCCATCCGTTGA
- a CDS encoding asparagine--tRNA ligase: MELPFQYIEELSRYVGQTVTLKGWLYNKRSSKGLHFLILRDGTGLVQCVVAQDRVDADTWQVAEEATQECSLEVVGTVVRDERQIGGHEVHVERLQLIGPSENYPITPKPHGIEFLMDHRHLWLRSRRPWAIMRIRNRVIRAIHDFFQERGFLQLDAPILTGNAVEGTTTLFEIDYFGDKAYLSQSGQLYAEAMAMAFGKVYTFGPTFRAEKSKTRRHLTEFWMIEPEMAFYDLEMNMALAEELVVHIVQEVLRHCRTELEVLGRDIAALERVQPPFPRLTYSEAVELLRSDETARMIDARIEALKEEQRQLETERAENRRRYGQAKKAEKRRIDAREIEINQRLDEIEKELENLPLWKESARNFQWGNDFGNSDETVLTWHFDRPIIVHRFPAAIKAFYMKRDPEDDRLALGMDVLAPEGYGEIIGGGQRADDLAFLEAQIEAHGLPREAFEWYLDLRRYGTVPHSGFGLGLERTLAWICGVHHVREVIPFPRLLGRLTP; the protein is encoded by the coding sequence ATGGAACTGCCGTTTCAATACATTGAGGAATTGTCCCGGTACGTGGGCCAGACCGTCACGCTCAAAGGCTGGCTGTACAACAAGCGAAGCTCGAAAGGGCTGCACTTTCTGATCCTGCGCGACGGCACCGGTCTGGTGCAGTGCGTGGTGGCGCAGGACAGGGTGGACGCCGACACCTGGCAGGTGGCCGAGGAGGCCACGCAGGAGTGCTCGCTGGAGGTGGTGGGTACCGTCGTGCGCGACGAGCGCCAGATCGGCGGCCACGAGGTGCACGTTGAGCGTTTGCAACTCATCGGCCCTTCCGAAAACTATCCGATCACGCCCAAGCCGCACGGGATCGAGTTTCTGATGGACCACCGGCACCTGTGGCTGCGCAGCCGCCGGCCATGGGCCATCATGCGCATTCGCAACCGGGTGATCCGGGCCATCCACGATTTTTTCCAGGAACGCGGCTTTCTGCAACTCGACGCGCCGATCCTGACGGGCAACGCCGTCGAGGGCACCACGACGCTGTTCGAGATCGACTACTTCGGCGACAAAGCCTACCTGAGTCAGAGTGGCCAGCTCTACGCCGAGGCCATGGCGATGGCCTTCGGAAAGGTGTACACGTTCGGCCCGACGTTCCGTGCCGAAAAGTCCAAAACGCGCCGGCACCTGACCGAATTCTGGATGATCGAGCCGGAAATGGCGTTCTACGATCTGGAAATGAACATGGCGCTGGCCGAGGAGCTGGTGGTGCACATCGTGCAGGAGGTGCTGCGCCACTGCCGGACCGAACTGGAGGTGCTCGGCCGTGACATTGCGGCGCTGGAACGCGTGCAGCCGCCGTTCCCGCGCCTGACCTACTCGGAGGCCGTCGAACTGCTCCGAAGCGATGAGACGGCCCGCATGATCGACGCCCGCATCGAAGCGCTGAAAGAAGAGCAACGACAACTCGAAACCGAACGGGCCGAAAACCGACGACGCTACGGTCAGGCCAAAAAAGCCGAAAAGCGGCGCATCGATGCCCGCGAGATCGAAATCAACCAGCGCCTGGACGAAATCGAAAAAGAACTGGAAAACCTGCCGCTCTGGAAGGAGTCGGCCCGGAATTTCCAGTGGGGCAACGACTTCGGCAACAGTGACGAGACGGTGCTGACCTGGCACTTCGACCGGCCGATCATCGTCCATCGCTTTCCGGCCGCCATCAAGGCCTTCTATATGAAGCGCGACCCGGAAGACGACCGCCTGGCGCTCGGCATGGACGTGCTCGCGCCGGAAGGCTACGGCGAGATCATCGGGGGCGGCCAGCGGGCCGACGACCTGGCCTTTCTGGAGGCCCAGATCGAGGCGCACGGACTACCCCGTGAGGCGTTCGAGTGGTACCTGGACCTGCGCCGCTACGGCACGGTACCGCACAGCGGGTTCGGGCTCGGACTCGAACGGACGCTGGCCTGGATCTGCGGCGTGCACCACGTGCGGGAGGTGATCCCCTTCCCGCGACTGCTCGGCCGCCTGACACCGTGA
- a CDS encoding T9SS type A sorting domain-containing protein — translation MYFKLCYCLLVVIFLFASLTPAAEAQIFSTTTGGSWTDPNTWIGGIVPSVNDSVVVRGPVVLNNNVQVRGLTVADTLRIGSYTLTVDHLLVDGALLPLTGSYPIAQVRTSLTNNGAIQLYRLAFLDNATYRQAPQAQLSINIFHLGSSGSSTNGANLTLQIDSLLSGTIADLQPQSGTLHLTPGARLILRNNSRLRGPGTLRCPDNASCRIEGQTQLYGLTLNGNFRLHDNHQLLATTNVNGTLTIADTLRIGSYTLTVDHLLVDGALLPLTGSYPIAQVRTSLTNNGAIQLYRLAFLDNATYRQAPQAQLSINIFHLGSSGSSTNGANLTLQIDSLLSGTIADLQPQSGTLHLTPGARLILRNNSRLRGPGTLRCPDNASCRIEGQTQLYGLTLNGNFRLHDNHQLLATTNVNGTLTIADTLRIGSYTLTVDHLLVNGALLPLTGSYPIAQVRTSLTNNGAIQLYRLLLIGTRPRRIWAKGSIQGDIRIDGQFSLMDRSYLPYFTISSNGLLIVADTLEIGDGPFNGTERLIVTGVLLARRSVAISDFALPSLSIQGLSAPDTTDTLLIAYHGLSAPLSFANAALVYWQFQTDATTVSKRTIPDTTGPQAATLTFSYQDRQIAQMSEDSLQVFYSSDDSTWQPFEGEVNRNTSQNTITLQNALLHGFYTLAPPSAAPVGATPIIYVDLLGRRTLRIGAPNRYTLFYANLGRTSSGPIFLEMQYDTLAMRLEYVEIINEANDNVEHLPPDSVLITTGQVVLLGRPLEPGETASFDLVFTGLPGALPKRSAEILILPALAAFALPVLKWALVGIVTGFVKDLLDQYLCVEMWKPVSSDANVQKELSQAAWRALKKTGSEWVSSPQKPAKALQDKFEEEVKDKVKEGILPAWVLDAIKGPIKIGELMYDALNCLLKGAETYLNASASTRSFTLQPVRSWDPNEKTGPTGVGGGQFLTDVGRLHYTIFFENKAEATAPAYRIEIIDTLDGRLDPSTVRFERASHEGWNFTVTGNVLRWEIEGIELPPNVNPPEGEGYVSFSIEPFAGQVIDGTRIENRATITFDLNPPITTNTVYNTFDLAPPVITLLPLAAETEEDSVVIRWQAHDNASGVARINVFRSVDGGPFELVAPVPAQTDSVALPVEAGHTYRFYATAQDFVGNSTLQRSNEVTTHVIAVGVNDNANFPNQFALDAVYPNPFRTGVTFRVGLPQRAHVRLVVYDLLGREVARVVDQELPAGWHELRWSAPPIASGLYLVRFEAGQTQHMRTFLRLR, via the coding sequence ATGTATTTCAAACTATGCTATTGCTTACTTGTTGTTATTTTTCTTTTCGCGAGTCTGACGCCGGCAGCCGAAGCTCAAATCTTTTCAACCACGACCGGTGGTAGCTGGACCGATCCGAATACGTGGATAGGCGGCATCGTACCCAGCGTAAACGATAGTGTCGTGGTACGGGGTCCTGTAGTTCTAAACAATAATGTCCAGGTTCGCGGCCTCACCGTAGCCGACACGCTTCGCATCGGCAGCTACACGCTCACCGTCGACCACCTCCTGGTCGACGGCGCCCTCCTGCCCCTGACCGGCTCCTACCCCATCGCCCAGGTCCGCACCTCCCTGACCAACAACGGCGCCATCCAACTCTACCGACTCGCCTTCCTCGACAACGCCACCTACCGCCAGGCCCCCCAGGCGCAGCTCTCCATCAACATCTTCCACCTCGGATCATCCGGCAGCAGCACCAACGGCGCCAACCTCACCCTCCAGATCGACTCCCTCCTCAGCGGAACCATCGCAGATCTCCAACCCCAGAGCGGCACCCTCCACCTCACGCCAGGTGCCCGACTCATCCTCCGCAACAACTCCAGACTCCGCGGACCCGGAACCCTCCGGTGCCCCGACAACGCCTCCTGCCGCATCGAAGGTCAAACACAACTCTACGGCCTCACACTCAACGGAAATTTCCGCCTCCACGACAACCACCAGCTCCTCGCCACAACCAACGTCAACGGCACGCTCACCATCGCCGACACGCTTCGCATCGGCAGCTACACGCTCACCGTCGACCACCTCCTGGTCGACGGCGCCCTCCTGCCCCTGACCGGCTCCTACCCCATCGCCCAGGTCCGCACCTCCCTGACCAACAACGGCGCCATCCAACTCTACCGACTCGCCTTCCTCGACAACGCCACCTACCGCCAGGCCCCCCAGGCGCAGCTCTCCATCAACATCTTCCACCTCGGATCATCCGGCAGCAGCACCAACGGCGCCAACCTCACCCTCCAGATCGACTCCCTCCTCAGCGGAACCATCGCAGATCTCCAACCCCAGAGCGGCACCCTCCACCTCACGCCAGGTGCCCGACTCATCCTCCGCAACAACTCCAGACTCCGCGGACCCGGAACCCTCCGGTGCCCCGACAACGCCTCCTGCCGCATCGAAGGTCAAACACAACTCTACGGCCTCACACTCAACGGAAATTTCCGCCTCCACGACAACCACCAGCTCCTCGCCACAACCAACGTCAACGGCACGCTCACCATCGCCGACACGCTTCGCATCGGCAGCTACACGCTCACCGTCGACCACCTCTTGGTCAACGGCGCCCTCCTGCCCCTGACCGGCTCCTACCCCATCGCCCAGGTCCGCACCTCCCTGACCAACAACGGCGCCATCCAACTCTACCGGCTCCTTCTGATCGGCACGCGCCCTCGCAGGATCTGGGCGAAAGGATCGATTCAAGGGGATATTCGTATCGACGGTCAGTTTTCACTTATGGATCGCAGCTATCTGCCTTATTTCACTATTTCCTCAAACGGCCTGCTTATTGTTGCCGATACTCTGGAGATCGGCGATGGTCCTTTCAATGGAACAGAGCGGTTGATCGTTACCGGCGTGCTTCTGGCACGACGTTCTGTAGCGATTTCCGACTTTGCATTACCCAGCCTGTCGATCCAGGGCCTCAGCGCGCCAGACACCACCGACACACTCCTCATAGCCTACCATGGGCTGAGCGCTCCCCTTTCGTTTGCCAATGCCGCGTTGGTCTACTGGCAGTTTCAAACCGACGCCACAACTGTGTCCAAACGCACAATACCCGACACCACAGGTCCTCAAGCTGCCACCCTCACCTTTTCCTATCAGGATCGGCAAATTGCACAGATGTCGGAAGATTCGCTTCAGGTATTTTATTCGTCCGATGATTCTACCTGGCAACCTTTCGAAGGAGAAGTAAACAGGAATACCTCTCAGAATACGATTACACTACAGAATGCTTTACTCCATGGCTTTTATACGCTTGCTCCACCAAGTGCAGCGCCTGTAGGGGCTACCCCTATCATTTATGTTGATCTGCTCGGCCGTCGCACCTTGCGAATTGGTGCTCCTAATCGATATACGCTTTTTTATGCAAACCTGGGGCGAACTTCCAGTGGGCCTATTTTTTTGGAAATGCAATATGATACACTGGCAATGCGGTTAGAATATGTAGAGATTATAAACGAAGCAAACGATAATGTTGAACACTTGCCTCCTGATAGTGTATTAATTACCACCGGCCAGGTTGTACTATTAGGGCGTCCTCTTGAACCTGGAGAAACTGCGTCGTTTGACCTTGTCTTCACGGGGCTTCCAGGAGCCCTCCCTAAACGTTCTGCGGAAATACTGATTTTACCAGCACTGGCCGCTTTTGCTCTGCCTGTCCTCAAATGGGCACTGGTTGGAATTGTTACAGGATTTGTCAAAGACTTACTTGACCAGTATCTCTGTGTAGAAATGTGGAAACCAGTTTCTTCAGATGCCAATGTTCAGAAAGAGCTCAGTCAAGCTGCCTGGAGAGCTTTGAAAAAAACAGGCTCCGAGTGGGTCTCCAGTCCCCAGAAACCTGCCAAAGCGCTTCAGGACAAATTCGAGGAAGAAGTTAAAGATAAAGTAAAAGAGGGCATCTTGCCGGCCTGGGTTCTGGATGCCATTAAGGGACCTATAAAAATAGGAGAACTGATGTATGATGCCCTGAATTGCTTGCTGAAAGGAGCAGAAACATACCTGAACGCCTCAGCTTCTACCCGAAGCTTTACTTTGCAGCCGGTACGCTCGTGGGATCCCAATGAAAAAACAGGACCTACCGGGGTAGGCGGGGGCCAATTTCTAACCGATGTTGGTCGGCTACACTATACCATCTTCTTTGAAAACAAAGCGGAAGCCACTGCTCCGGCTTACCGCATTGAGATCATCGACACGCTTGATGGGCGGCTCGATCCTTCCACCGTCCGTTTTGAACGAGCCAGTCATGAAGGATGGAATTTTACTGTAACCGGTAACGTGTTACGCTGGGAAATTGAAGGTATTGAACTACCCCCCAATGTGAATCCCCCCGAAGGCGAAGGATATGTCAGCTTCTCTATAGAACCCTTTGCCGGTCAGGTTATCGACGGTACCCGTATTGAAAATCGAGCGACCATTACTTTTGACCTGAATCCCCCCATTACTACCAATACCGTATATAACACATTCGACCTGGCTCCTCCTGTAATCACACTACTGCCACTGGCCGCCGAAACTGAAGAGGACTCCGTGGTTATTCGCTGGCAGGCACACGATAACGCTTCGGGCGTAGCTCGAATCAACGTGTTTCGCTCCGTTGATGGAGGACCATTCGAACTGGTCGCCCCTGTTCCTGCTCAAACGGACTCCGTAGCGTTACCTGTAGAAGCAGGCCATACTTATCGTTTCTATGCAACTGCACAGGATTTTGTAGGGAATTCCACCTTACAGCGTTCCAACGAGGTTACTACTCATGTAATAGCCGTTGGCGTAAACGACAATGCTAACTTCCCTAATCAGTTTGCACTGGACGCAGTATATCCCAATCCATTCCGAACCGGAGTGACCTTCCGAGTAGGTTTGCCCCAACGGGCACATGTACGACTTGTCGTTTACGATCTGCTGGGTAGAGAGGTCGCACGCGTTGTGGATCAGGAGCTTCCGGCCGGGTGGCATGAATTGAGATGGTCTGCCCCGCCAATCGCCAGCGGACTGTATCTGGTTCGCTTTGAAGCTGGGCAAACGCAACATATGCGAACATTCCTGCGATTGCGGTAA